One window from the genome of Leptospira johnsonii encodes:
- a CDS encoding flagellar assembly protein FlaA gives MVVFLEDLTEIKNMARKKIRTSSLPIFSLFILGGIFILSGPILSKDLSAIYKEYVVQDFETEIFGEDNVKAKLGPDFSPEVRISTVFRTPERESEKSLYVELSAEKNQSFQILFKKPWSSKEFVKEFKFHVYANDGGGSLFILVRDSSLDMKKILLTHFNFSGWKVLSLDITRKVRQDDLVTHVNSELVFLGFLYEAPFERKRGTREVFVIDDILAKTRPKFLLFPGEKALVK, from the coding sequence ATGGTAGTTTTTTTAGAAGATCTGACCGAAATAAAAAACATGGCCCGGAAAAAAATCCGAACGAGTTCTCTGCCGATTTTTTCCTTATTTATACTTGGGGGAATTTTTATTTTATCCGGCCCGATCTTATCCAAAGATCTTTCCGCAATTTATAAAGAATACGTAGTACAAGATTTTGAAACTGAGATCTTTGGAGAAGATAACGTAAAAGCAAAACTTGGTCCTGATTTCAGCCCGGAAGTAAGGATCTCTACTGTGTTTAGAACTCCCGAAAGAGAATCCGAAAAGTCTTTATATGTGGAACTCAGCGCAGAAAAAAACCAGTCTTTCCAGATCTTATTCAAGAAGCCTTGGTCATCTAAAGAATTTGTAAAAGAGTTTAAGTTCCACGTTTACGCGAACGATGGTGGAGGTTCTCTTTTTATTTTAGTAAGGGATTCTAGTTTGGATATGAAAAAGATACTTCTTACTCATTTTAATTTTTCAGGATGGAAGGTCCTCTCTTTGGATATCACGCGTAAAGTAAGACAAGACGATCTGGTCACTCATGTGAATTCGGAACTTGTGTTTTTAGGATTTTTATACGAAGCCCCCTTCGAAAGAAAAAGAGGCACGAGAGAAGTTTTCGTAATAGATGATATTCTTGCTAAGACAAGACCTAAATTCCTTCTTTTTCCAGGAGAGAAAGCTTTAGTAAAATAG
- a CDS encoding MBL fold metallo-hydrolase → MKIYHYDSIPDVKEIGDGIFKTEIPQPFYAPNNIYILPDGEPALIDSGYLANLGMLQRALRNIGLSLSKIKHIFYTHNHLDHLSAVLTIRYYTDAKLYAMKGMASGIGNYLEHVEMFNRASKRLVYKGHRVPEDRKRELVRIEEGNLNLRNTLSRGTRIDPILKFDIELVEGDVIHAGGRDIGFLHTPGHNLWHLTPYILEENIFFTGDLVLQNISSIYAEIDGNLEDYYRSLERISKMSIRRLLPAHGPEPESPQKAIKLLHKTLQILERGVIRRLKEKEYDLSALTLEAMGEKVANSGYYNTAMAILHSMVRKFIDKGWVEIIETEPPYETYRWIGDKETQS, encoded by the coding sequence TTGAAAATCTATCATTATGACTCAATTCCAGACGTAAAGGAAATCGGGGATGGAATCTTTAAAACGGAAATCCCTCAGCCGTTTTACGCACCCAATAATATTTATATTCTTCCGGATGGTGAGCCTGCACTTATAGACTCAGGTTATCTTGCCAATTTGGGAATGCTACAAAGGGCTCTTCGGAATATCGGACTCAGCCTGAGTAAGATCAAACATATCTTCTACACTCATAATCATTTGGACCATCTAAGCGCGGTCCTTACAATCCGATATTATACGGACGCAAAACTTTACGCGATGAAAGGAATGGCTTCCGGGATCGGGAATTATTTGGAACATGTGGAAATGTTCAATAGAGCTTCCAAACGATTGGTATACAAGGGCCATAGAGTTCCGGAAGACAGGAAGAGAGAACTAGTAAGGATAGAAGAAGGAAACCTAAACTTAAGAAATACATTAAGTAGAGGAACTCGTATCGATCCGATCTTAAAATTCGATATAGAATTGGTAGAGGGAGATGTGATCCATGCCGGCGGAAGAGATATCGGATTCCTACATACTCCGGGCCATAATCTTTGGCATCTCACTCCTTATATTCTAGAAGAGAATATATTTTTCACAGGGGACTTAGTCTTACAAAACATCTCTTCTATTTATGCGGAGATAGATGGAAACTTAGAGGATTATTATCGTTCTTTGGAAAGGATCTCCAAAATGAGCATCCGCAGATTATTGCCGGCTCATGGACCGGAACCGGAATCTCCTCAAAAGGCAATTAAACTTCTTCATAAAACATTACAGATCTTGGAAAGAGGTGTGATCCGCAGGCTTAAGGAAAAAGAATACGATCTTTCCGCTTTAACATTGGAAGCAATGGGAGAAAAGGTCGCTAATTCAGGATATTATAATACTGCGATGGCGATCTTACATTCTATGGTTCGCAAGTTTATAGATAAGGGCTGGGTAGAAATTATAGAAACGGAACCGCCTTACGAGACCTACCGCTGGATCGGCGATAAGGAGACACAGAGTTAA
- a CDS encoding L-dopachrome tautomerase-related protein, with protein MLKKWSIVFALVLAVVKCETGNLEDRTTLPKYPNSSLEKVIQLDRPPGNISASTSGRIFFSFFPQGSPPIKVAELKNGQVLPFPNQNFQKNFNTVLSVRVDDKNRLWTLDYGNLGLTRPKVYAFDIETGATIHEYEFPISIAPKDSLFNDMQIDTVTETIFITDTSPLIPDPGLVVYDIASKKARRLLKDHVSVVGERNEIVVNGTPFQVAGVSIIFNADSIALDQNREWLYFAPFTSGELYRAKTSVLRDSTLNAAQLAAQVEQYSLKSMSDGISIDKGGNIYVTDAEHSAVNLIDPDKKITTLFKDPSFRWPDGFSYAPDGYMYLTCSALNEVFLQTDSIILSKGPYYIYRFKPEAEGIIGR; from the coding sequence ATGTTAAAAAAATGGTCTATAGTCTTTGCATTGGTTTTGGCCGTTGTAAAATGTGAAACAGGAAATTTAGAAGATAGGACAACGTTACCCAAGTATCCGAATTCTTCCTTAGAAAAAGTGATCCAGTTGGATCGTCCTCCCGGCAATATAAGTGCATCGACATCCGGAAGGATCTTCTTCTCCTTCTTTCCTCAAGGATCTCCTCCGATCAAAGTTGCAGAGTTAAAGAACGGTCAGGTTCTTCCTTTTCCGAACCAAAACTTCCAGAAAAATTTTAATACTGTCCTTTCAGTGAGAGTGGATGATAAGAATAGGCTCTGGACCCTGGATTATGGCAATCTGGGACTTACAAGGCCAAAGGTTTACGCATTCGATATAGAAACGGGAGCTACGATCCACGAGTATGAATTTCCTATTTCTATCGCTCCTAAGGATTCATTGTTCAACGATATGCAGATCGATACGGTAACAGAGACGATCTTTATCACGGATACAAGCCCTCTGATTCCAGACCCGGGCTTAGTAGTGTATGATATCGCCAGCAAAAAAGCGAGAAGACTATTAAAGGACCATGTTTCCGTAGTGGGAGAAAGGAATGAAATCGTGGTGAACGGAACTCCTTTCCAAGTGGCAGGTGTTTCCATCATATTTAATGCGGACTCCATCGCTTTGGACCAAAATAGGGAGTGGTTGTATTTTGCTCCTTTCACTTCCGGAGAATTATATCGTGCAAAAACGAGTGTCTTACGCGATTCCACATTAAATGCGGCTCAACTAGCGGCACAGGTAGAACAATATTCTTTAAAATCAATGAGTGACGGTATCAGTATCGATAAGGGCGGAAATATTTATGTGACCGACGCGGAGCATTCTGCGGTGAACCTGATCGATCCTGATAAAAAGATAACCACATTATTCAAGGACCCAAGTTTCCGTTGGCCGGACGGATTCAGCTATGCTCCGGATGGATATATGTATCTGACTTGCAGTGCGTTAAACGAAGTGTTCCTACAAACAGACAGCATAATCTTAAGCAAAGGACCTTATTATATTTATAGATTCAAACCGGAAGCGGAAGGGATCATAGGTAGATAA
- a CDS encoding NAD(P)-dependent oxidoreductase, translating to MSLPILFYPEGTVGASEIFSHFRNLDVRSYPAKSPEEIEKFKPTILIANTRLKVNKETCRTFPSVKIFATVSSGTDHVNFSDLKKESRVFINSPGSNAGSVAEYCWVSLLHFFSEEELRKKNVGIIGFGNTGKKFAKILEEKKVPYIYNDPFIKDHSRPLDEILKCSIVSLHVPLTIDGPYPTVNLLDKEKISKLKEGTLLLNTSRGEVWSEETFQTILDRADLFKVMDVFYPEPPKGKITEQMANLENSIFTPHIAGYSQLGRLLGTYRLAEKLCILYKEQSLPPLSEFLKPNQPISTETFLKEEDRDLRESWKNQDWEYFERRRNSYPARKDLGLADL from the coding sequence ATGTCTCTTCCTATTCTTTTTTATCCGGAAGGAACCGTCGGGGCTTCGGAAATCTTTTCTCATTTCCGGAACTTAGATGTGAGATCTTATCCTGCCAAATCCCCGGAAGAGATCGAAAAATTTAAACCTACCATATTGATCGCAAACACTAGACTCAAGGTAAATAAAGAGACCTGTCGGACGTTCCCTAGCGTAAAAATTTTTGCTACAGTGAGTTCCGGAACAGACCACGTAAATTTTTCGGATCTCAAAAAAGAATCCCGCGTGTTCATCAATTCTCCTGGAAGCAATGCAGGTTCAGTCGCAGAATATTGTTGGGTATCCTTACTTCATTTTTTTTCGGAAGAAGAGTTGAGAAAGAAGAATGTAGGAATCATCGGCTTTGGCAATACGGGCAAGAAGTTTGCTAAAATTCTAGAAGAGAAGAAGGTCCCTTATATTTATAATGATCCGTTTATCAAGGATCACTCTCGACCTTTGGATGAAATATTAAAATGTTCCATAGTCAGTCTTCATGTTCCACTTACTATCGATGGTCCCTATCCAACGGTGAATTTACTGGACAAAGAAAAAATTTCCAAATTGAAAGAAGGTACACTTCTTCTGAACACAAGCAGGGGAGAAGTTTGGTCCGAAGAAACTTTCCAAACTATCTTGGATAGAGCCGATCTATTCAAGGTGATGGATGTGTTTTATCCGGAACCTCCAAAGGGAAAGATCACAGAACAAATGGCTAATCTGGAAAATTCTATCTTTACTCCTCATATTGCTGGGTATAGCCAACTGGGAAGATTACTCGGAACCTATAGACTTGCGGAGAAGTTATGTATTTTATATAAGGAGCAGTCACTTCCTCCACTTTCCGAATTTTTAAAACCAAACCAACCGATCTCTACGGAAACTTTCTTAAAAGAAGAAGATCGGGATTTGAGAGAATCTTGGAAAAATCAGGACTGGGAATATTTTGAAAGAAGAAGGAATTCTTACCCGGCCAGAAAAGATCTGGGACTTGCAGATCTATAG
- a CDS encoding apolipoprotein N-acyltransferase — translation MIRFSRNPIRPFLCLIGIASGILFGMEPFEFFPAGGLSALCAYILFSELKEWKLKSAIFWLLGLSQIINLIVFYWIPSSISAISGAGATVSWTLFLVYGIFSHCKLIIFYLGWKFSLLLYNKYVSPSKRSPVFGWVIFPIWGVLSDLIMPQLFPWYWGNLAEGNLSFSQIASWTGIFGVGFFLLLGSSSLALFRDPSLKKYGIVGILIFGIVWTLGGLRLYSAPDYTVPNSTPAIEDGILKLSGVLIQPNTSPGKRELAENPEFVGQTISTSLELGLRSSLETSPPPDLIFLPESAIPFHGTIPNENPGQGVYSSTFHGALMYLTYKTGADILYNELNRFPDGLKNQVTLLSSSNGEVNRYDKRRLLAFGEYIPFESTFPFLRKLFKETSFYITGGDPKPLIGNRSLRRERIPSLPTEEETPLIQDPDHFRPILTSSGKEETVSYQILPLICYEAMFPDLVRDSVKFASKDTFTFFVNPTNDSWFSSEVEAWQHGGAVRFRAIEFGLTLVRPAVTGISFAVDPYGRSLNHATRYGEKDTRSFLLPATKLKTGGNTFYSEWGNLPFYLYTILAFTLFFLVGKKAVFKTKG, via the coding sequence ATGATCCGGTTTTCTAGAAATCCGATCCGTCCTTTTTTGTGCCTGATCGGGATTGCATCCGGAATCCTTTTCGGAATGGAGCCCTTCGAGTTTTTTCCCGCCGGAGGGCTCTCCGCGTTATGTGCCTATATTCTATTTTCAGAATTAAAAGAATGGAAACTTAAGTCGGCAATCTTTTGGCTTTTAGGACTTTCACAGATCATTAATTTGATCGTATTCTATTGGATCCCCTCCTCTATTTCCGCAATTTCGGGAGCAGGTGCGACAGTTTCCTGGACATTATTCCTGGTGTATGGGATCTTCTCCCATTGCAAACTTATCATCTTTTATTTGGGATGGAAATTTAGTTTATTATTATATAATAAGTACGTTAGCCCTTCGAAAAGAAGTCCAGTATTCGGTTGGGTAATTTTTCCGATCTGGGGAGTTTTATCCGATCTGATCATGCCTCAACTTTTCCCTTGGTATTGGGGTAATTTAGCGGAAGGAAATCTTTCCTTTTCTCAAATCGCATCCTGGACAGGTATCTTTGGAGTGGGATTCTTTCTACTCTTAGGAAGTTCTTCTTTAGCATTGTTTAGAGATCCTTCTTTAAAAAAATATGGAATTGTCGGTATCCTCATTTTCGGGATTGTTTGGACCTTGGGAGGTCTTAGGCTTTATTCCGCTCCTGATTATACTGTTCCGAATTCCACTCCTGCTATAGAAGACGGGATCCTAAAACTTTCAGGAGTTCTAATTCAGCCCAATACATCTCCCGGTAAAAGGGAACTGGCTGAAAATCCTGAATTTGTAGGACAGACAATCAGCACTAGCTTAGAGTTAGGTCTTCGTTCTTCTCTGGAAACTTCTCCTCCTCCCGATCTTATATTTTTGCCTGAGTCCGCGATTCCATTTCATGGAACTATTCCGAACGAAAATCCAGGGCAAGGTGTATATTCTTCCACATTCCATGGCGCTCTGATGTATCTAACGTATAAGACCGGCGCAGATATTTTATATAATGAACTAAATCGTTTCCCTGATGGTTTAAAAAATCAGGTTACTCTTCTTTCTTCTTCCAATGGAGAAGTGAACCGTTACGATAAAAGAAGATTGCTCGCTTTCGGAGAATACATTCCTTTCGAGTCTACATTTCCCTTTTTAAGAAAACTGTTTAAGGAAACTTCTTTTTATATTACAGGAGGAGATCCTAAACCTTTGATCGGGAATCGTTCCTTGAGAAGAGAAAGAATTCCATCCTTACCTACGGAAGAAGAAACTCCTTTGATCCAAGATCCGGATCATTTTCGTCCAATTCTAACTAGCTCCGGCAAAGAAGAAACTGTTTCCTACCAGATCCTGCCTTTGATCTGTTACGAAGCGATGTTTCCTGACCTTGTAAGAGACTCCGTAAAATTCGCTTCCAAGGATACGTTTACGTTCTTTGTAAATCCAACCAACGATTCCTGGTTTTCATCCGAGGTAGAAGCTTGGCAACATGGAGGAGCGGTCCGTTTCAGAGCGATAGAATTCGGACTGACCTTGGTTCGTCCTGCAGTTACTGGAATTTCATTCGCAGTTGATCCTTATGGAAGAAGCTTAAATCATGCAACCAGATACGGAGAAAAAGACACCAGATCCTTTTTACTTCCGGCAACAAAATTGAAAACCGGTGGAAATACATTCTATTCCGAATGGGGAAATCTTCCTTTTTATCTTTATACTATTCTGGCATTCACGTTATTCTTCCTTGTAGGAAAAAAGGCAGTTTTCAAAACTAAGGGTTAA
- a CDS encoding NADH:flavin oxidoreductase/NADH oxidase family protein, with product MSENFMIQALSKEGISSELKLPNGQMLKNRIVKASMEEGLSDQEFLPSQRLFKLYERWSQSGAGLLLTGNVMVDLNGLTGPGNVILRKDMNLSPLKKWAEIGQSGGSKIWMQINHPGRQTFGFISETPVAPSPVKVHIPGRMFSKVFGVPRALSGEEIKGLIQKFVDAAILAEKAGFNGVEVHSAHGYLLNQFLSPISNIRKDEWGGSLENRARFLLEVLKGIKASVRSDFGIGVKINSADFQGGGFQEEDSIQVIKMLEPIGLDLLEISGGNYESPAMQGTGTNKREAYFLDFAKKAKEMTRIPLLVTGGFRSRAVMEEAVISKEADLIGIAAPFAFYPTFVKGLLSGNIENVSVEIPKLSNPAINSLSKMSAIRLQFRRMGEGKDPKLPGSLIWNMIRDQIRGRRNAKNYRKFLEQISSKRIAS from the coding sequence TTGAGTGAGAATTTTATGATCCAGGCATTATCAAAAGAAGGGATATCTTCCGAACTAAAACTTCCCAACGGCCAAATGCTCAAAAACAGAATAGTAAAAGCATCTATGGAAGAAGGTCTTTCGGATCAGGAATTTCTCCCTAGCCAAAGATTGTTCAAACTTTATGAGAGATGGTCCCAATCAGGTGCGGGACTTCTTCTTACCGGAAACGTAATGGTAGATTTGAACGGACTCACAGGTCCGGGCAATGTGATCTTAAGAAAGGACATGAACCTTTCTCCACTAAAAAAATGGGCAGAGATCGGACAGTCCGGCGGTTCTAAAATTTGGATGCAGATCAATCATCCTGGAAGACAAACATTCGGCTTCATTTCGGAAACACCTGTTGCTCCTTCTCCTGTAAAAGTACATATTCCTGGAAGAATGTTCTCTAAAGTTTTCGGAGTACCCAGAGCATTAAGCGGAGAAGAGATCAAAGGCCTCATCCAAAAGTTTGTAGATGCAGCTATCTTAGCAGAAAAGGCGGGATTTAACGGAGTAGAAGTCCATTCCGCTCATGGATATTTATTAAACCAATTCCTTTCTCCTATCAGCAATATTAGAAAAGATGAATGGGGTGGCTCTTTGGAGAATCGGGCCAGATTCCTTTTAGAAGTTTTGAAAGGAATTAAAGCATCTGTTCGATCCGATTTCGGAATAGGGGTTAAAATAAATTCTGCCGACTTCCAAGGAGGAGGTTTCCAGGAAGAAGATTCTATCCAAGTTATCAAAATGTTGGAACCGATAGGTTTGGACCTTTTGGAAATTTCAGGAGGAAACTATGAATCTCCTGCAATGCAAGGAACAGGTACAAACAAAAGAGAAGCTTACTTTTTAGATTTTGCTAAAAAAGCAAAAGAGATGACGAGAATTCCTCTATTAGTGACTGGAGGATTCAGAAGCAGAGCCGTGATGGAAGAAGCTGTGATTTCAAAAGAAGCGGATCTAATCGGGATCGCTGCACCTTTTGCATTCTATCCTACATTTGTTAAAGGATTACTTTCCGGAAATATAGAAAATGTATCCGTCGAAATACCTAAACTTTCTAACCCTGCAATCAATTCGCTTTCTAAAATGTCCGCGATCCGTCTTCAGTTCAGAAGAATGGGAGAAGGTAAAGACCCTAAACTTCCAGGTTCTTTGATTTGGAATATGATCAGAGATCAGATCAGAGGAAGACGTAACGCTAAAAATTACCGAAAATTTTTGGAACAAATTTCTTCAAAGCGGATCGCATCTTGA
- a CDS encoding MFS transporter: MRENQVKVYGYRWVILGLYALITAIIQIQWLTFAPIAREARVFYDVSSLQIDLLSLIFMGVFVLMAIPASYIIDTYGIRIGVGVGAALTGIFSLSKGVYADNFSIVIASQIGLAIAQPFILNAVTKVGVQWFPITERATAVAIGTLAQFIGIILVMAITPRMLGEVNPNPQEIPSILLNYGLIALIGAVVFLAFFKEKPPTAPDLANQQSSKFKVFEGLKHILSQKDMRKSLLLFLIGLGIFNAVSTCIDQICETKHLNMTQSGEIAGMMLMSGIIAGIFVPLISDKLGKRQPFLVISMAGFLPGMLLFSLANDYNLVLTGAFLIGFFLLGIGAPIGFQYCAEITSPAPESSSQGLLLWIGQISGILFILGLNFLGIDLFLKIFIGLGVLNLGLSFLLKESPLMLGAKVQENSLSRK; this comes from the coding sequence ATGCGTGAAAACCAAGTAAAGGTATACGGCTACAGATGGGTGATTCTTGGTCTATACGCGTTAATTACGGCGATTATCCAAATCCAATGGCTGACTTTTGCGCCTATAGCCAGAGAGGCTAGAGTTTTTTACGATGTATCAAGCCTTCAAATAGATCTTCTTTCTCTCATCTTTATGGGAGTATTCGTATTAATGGCAATTCCCGCTTCTTATATCATAGATACTTATGGAATTCGGATCGGAGTCGGAGTGGGCGCTGCTCTCACCGGAATTTTCTCCTTAAGCAAAGGAGTATACGCAGATAATTTTAGTATAGTGATCGCATCTCAAATCGGTTTAGCGATTGCACAACCCTTCATATTAAATGCTGTCACGAAAGTTGGCGTACAATGGTTCCCGATTACAGAAAGAGCGACGGCAGTAGCAATAGGAACACTGGCTCAATTTATAGGTATTATTTTAGTAATGGCAATCACTCCTAGAATGTTAGGAGAAGTGAATCCTAATCCGCAAGAGATCCCTAGTATACTCTTGAACTACGGACTGATTGCCCTGATAGGAGCCGTAGTATTTTTGGCATTCTTCAAAGAGAAACCTCCAACTGCTCCGGATTTAGCAAATCAGCAAAGTTCCAAATTTAAAGTTTTCGAGGGTTTAAAACATATCTTAAGCCAAAAGGATATGAGAAAGTCCCTACTTCTATTCCTAATCGGATTAGGAATATTTAATGCAGTCAGCACTTGTATTGACCAGATCTGCGAAACAAAACATCTGAATATGACCCAGTCCGGAGAAATTGCAGGAATGATGCTTATGTCCGGAATTATTGCAGGCATTTTTGTTCCATTAATCTCCGATAAACTTGGAAAAAGACAACCTTTCCTTGTAATCTCTATGGCCGGATTTTTGCCGGGAATGTTATTATTCTCCTTAGCGAACGACTATAATCTAGTTTTAACTGGAGCGTTTTTGATAGGATTTTTCCTACTTGGGATCGGAGCACCGATCGGATTCCAATATTGTGCTGAGATCACTTCTCCTGCGCCTGAATCTTCCTCACAAGGGCTTTTACTTTGGATCGGTCAGATCTCTGGGATCCTTTTTATCTTAGGACTGAACTTTTTAGGAATAGATCTATTCTTAAAAATATTCATAGGTCTTGGGGTATTGAACTTAGGTTTGTCCTTCTTACTCAAAGAATCTCCTTTGATGTTAGGAGCAAAAGTACAAGAGAATTCCCTCTCCCGAAAATAA
- a CDS encoding lipase secretion chaperone — translation MLERLKEIPLKIWLFASGFLILIVLIIFLLWEPGSKGRDFGFDGDDSPGFTVTQNENGEWVINPEIMATSRELYKDGQWLNYDEILKYAANGELDLVSSLWELRRKCPADYTPEQCNEIVKAFILEQYPGADGERLVGLFRKYLSYEIVLREFEQPRGKSQEEIYEIIKKKRREIFSDQDAKLIFGLEEAEKEFQFGYDQFLNEVKNLSGDKKLARYEEYRKGVYGNYYNTINKREPKFNKYETELYFKEADLNKLSAAEKDPQIRAIREKYFGKDGADRIEKVLKEIETEKKKEEQTAQEEQNWLKSHPTARPEEKEKALNEIRVKILGQEEAEAYARRKALEEDQRRLQGK, via the coding sequence ATGTTAGAACGTTTAAAAGAAATCCCCCTTAAAATCTGGCTTTTTGCCTCTGGTTTTTTAATCCTTATTGTATTGATCATATTCCTTCTCTGGGAACCTGGCTCTAAAGGTAGAGACTTCGGTTTTGATGGAGACGATTCTCCTGGCTTTACTGTAACTCAAAACGAGAACGGCGAATGGGTCATCAATCCAGAGATCATGGCTACTTCTCGCGAATTGTACAAAGACGGCCAGTGGTTGAATTACGATGAGATCCTGAAATACGCCGCAAACGGAGAATTGGATCTGGTATCTTCTCTTTGGGAATTGAGAAGGAAATGTCCTGCAGATTATACCCCTGAACAGTGTAACGAAATAGTAAAAGCGTTTATCTTAGAACAATATCCTGGGGCGGATGGGGAAAGACTAGTCGGTCTTTTCAGAAAATATCTTTCTTACGAGATCGTATTAAGAGAATTCGAACAACCTAGAGGCAAAAGCCAGGAAGAAATTTACGAAATCATAAAGAAGAAGAGAAGAGAGATTTTCTCCGACCAAGACGCTAAATTGATCTTCGGATTGGAAGAAGCGGAGAAGGAATTCCAATTCGGCTACGACCAATTCCTAAACGAAGTCAAAAATCTTTCCGGAGACAAAAAGCTCGCGAGATACGAAGAATATCGCAAAGGTGTTTACGGAAATTATTATAATACGATCAACAAAAGAGAACCTAAGTTCAACAAATACGAAACTGAACTTTATTTTAAAGAAGCTGATCTAAACAAATTATCCGCCGCGGAAAAAGACCCTCAAATACGTGCGATCCGAGAAAAATATTTCGGAAAAGACGGAGCTGATAGGATCGAAAAAGTCCTAAAAGAAATAGAGACCGAAAAGAAGAAGGAAGAGCAGACCGCCCAAGAAGAACAGAATTGGCTCAAGTCTCATCCAACTGCAAGACCGGAAGAGAAAGAAAAGGCTCTGAATGAGATCCGAGTTAAGATCCTAGGCCAAGAAGAAGCAGAGGCTTACGCTAGAAGAAAAGCCTTAGAAGAAGATCAAAGACGTTTGCAAGGCAAATGA
- a CDS encoding ribonuclease H-like domain-containing protein has protein sequence MLEHTFCHLPGIDVIEEGKLWDQGILHWDEFREVLKEKVKSPSDMHSRLLLDSLDFSRKEMGRKNWDYFFFALPNQQKWRLFPIIRENLLYLDIETSGLGSGDFVTVVGTYDGKDFKTYLRGRNMDDFPEELSSSHVFVTYNGAAFDVPFLEREFGKKFKNRHLDLMYILRSLGIKGGLKGCEKALGIKRDLPYEVNGADAVRLWWQYVQYDDQDALDLLLKYNREDVVNLELLFIKAYNLKIKETRFFGEVIPEV, from the coding sequence TTGTTAGAACATACATTCTGCCATCTCCCCGGCATCGACGTGATAGAAGAGGGGAAACTCTGGGACCAAGGAATTCTTCATTGGGACGAATTCAGAGAAGTATTAAAAGAAAAAGTAAAGTCTCCTTCGGATATGCATTCCAGATTACTTTTGGACTCTCTGGATTTTTCTAGAAAGGAAATGGGTAGAAAGAATTGGGATTATTTTTTCTTCGCTCTACCTAACCAACAAAAATGGAGACTATTCCCCATCATCCGAGAAAATCTTCTCTACTTGGATATAGAAACCTCGGGTTTAGGAAGCGGAGATTTTGTGACTGTTGTAGGGACTTACGACGGTAAAGATTTCAAAACATATCTTAGAGGCAGGAACATGGATGATTTTCCGGAAGAACTTTCTTCTTCCCATGTTTTTGTAACTTATAACGGAGCTGCATTCGATGTTCCTTTTTTAGAAAGAGAATTCGGTAAAAAATTTAAGAACCGTCATTTAGATCTAATGTACATTCTTCGTAGTCTTGGGATCAAAGGCGGTTTGAAAGGATGCGAGAAAGCCTTAGGCATCAAAAGAGATCTTCCTTACGAAGTAAACGGAGCAGATGCGGTTCGCTTATGGTGGCAGTACGTTCAGTATGACGATCAGGACGCGTTAGACCTTCTTTTGAAGTATAATAGAGAAGATGTGGTCAATCTGGAACTTTTGTTTATCAAGGCCTACAACTTGAAGATCAAAGAAACACGCTTTTTTGGAGAAGTGATCCCAGAGGTTTAA
- a CDS encoding TetR/AcrR family transcriptional regulator, with product MKLNKSKPSWKKLPEEVRKESILQAAMQCFFSKGFERTSVQDIADAAGLTKGGIYFHFESKEEIRDTLIQNFLSWERFGFEEPEVKALPPHLRLVEYLERLANRLAVEGNCSPRLFAEATACGAMEKEILSFYDSLEKLFAKTIKESQENGKIRADLSPELSARTLLALFDGLQIQSDISNKRALQTVGREILKVFFKSMLFLPQDNCEI from the coding sequence ATGAAACTAAACAAATCGAAACCTAGCTGGAAAAAATTGCCGGAGGAGGTCCGAAAGGAATCCATCCTTCAGGCAGCTATGCAATGTTTTTTTAGCAAAGGTTTCGAAAGGACCTCTGTCCAGGACATTGCGGACGCGGCAGGTCTGACAAAGGGAGGGATCTATTTCCACTTCGAGAGCAAAGAAGAAATCAGGGACACTCTCATCCAAAACTTTTTGTCTTGGGAAAGATTCGGGTTCGAAGAACCTGAAGTAAAGGCTCTCCCTCCCCACTTAAGATTGGTGGAATATTTAGAAAGACTCGCGAATCGATTGGCAGTGGAAGGAAATTGTAGTCCTCGTTTGTTTGCAGAAGCGACAGCTTGCGGAGCGATGGAAAAAGAAATATTAAGTTTTTATGATTCTTTAGAAAAACTTTTCGCTAAGACTATTAAAGAATCTCAGGAAAACGGTAAGATCAGGGCCGATCTTTCTCCTGAACTTTCTGCCAGGACATTACTTGCTCTTTTTGACGGACTGCAGATCCAATCCGATATTTCCAATAAAAGAGCTTTGCAGACCGTAGGCAGAGAAATCCTGAAAGTCTTTTTTAAATCTATGCTATTCCTTCCTCAGGATAACTGTGAAATTTAA